The Streptomyces sp. NBC_00335 DNA window CGAGCTGGCCCGCCGGGCCGGCCGGCTCCTCGCCCAGGAGGCCCGCCGCAAGGGCGTCCACGTCCTGCTCGCGCCCACCGTCAACCTGCACCGCTCCCCGCTCGGCGGCCGGCACTTCGAGTGCTACTCCGAGGACCCGTACCTCACCGGCGCCGTCGGCAGCGGCTACGTGAACGGCGTCCAGGACGGCGGAGTCGGCACCACCGTCAAGCACTTCGTGGGCAACGACGCCGAGACCGAGCGGTTCACCGTCGACAGCGTCATCGCCCCCCGCCCGCTGCGCGAGCTGTACCTGGCGCCCTTCGAGGCGATCGTCGAGAACGCCCACCCGTGGGGCATCATGACGGCCTACAACCGGGTCAACGGCGTGTTCATGAGCGAGAACACCCACCTCGTCAACGAGGTCCTGCGCGCCGAGTGGGGCTTCGACGGCGCCAACGTCTCCGACTGGATGGCGGCCCGCTCCACCACCGGCGACATCCTGGGCGGCCTCGACGTGGTCATGCCCGGCCCCGTCTCCGTCTACGGCGCCCCGCTCGCCGAAGCCGTCCGCTCGGGCGAGGTCCCCGAGTCCGCCGTCGACGACGCCGTCCGCAACGTCCTGCGCCTCGCCGCGCGCGTCGGCATCCTGGAGGGCGCCCCCGCCGCGGTCGGCGAGCTCCCGGCCCCCGTCGACGGTCAGGCCCTGGCCCGCGAGCTGGCCGCCCGCGGCTCCGTCCTCGTACGCAACGAGGCCGCCGCCGGCGGAAAGCCCGTGCTCCCGCTCGACACCGCCCCCGGCCGCACCGTCGCGCTCAGCGGCGCCGCCGCCCGTGACGCCCGCGTCCTCGGCGGCGGCTCGGCCACCGTCTTCCCCGAGCGGATCGTCTCCCCGCTGGACGGGCTCACCGAAGCCCTGCCCGACGGGGCGCTGACCTTCACCGTCGGCGCCGACCCCAGCGACGAACTGACCCCCGCCGACAAGGGCTTCGAGCTCCGCGCGATCTGCCGCGACGCCTCCGGGGCCGTCCTCGGCACGGGCTCGCTGCCCACCGGGCAGGTCCAGTGGATCGGCGACGACCTGCCCGAGGGCGTCACGTACGAGACGATGGCGAGCATCGAGGTCACCGGTGCCTTCGTCCCGCGCGAGAGCGGCGAGCACGCCTTCGGCACCCGCGGACTCGGCGCCTTCACCCTCGCCGTCGGCGGAGAGGTCCGCTGGGACGGCGTCCAGCGGATGGGTGACGAGGCCGACCCCTTCGAGGCCTTCTTCGGCGCCCCCAACGAGCGGACCCGCCTCGCCCTCACCGAGGGCGAAGCCGTCGAGGTCTCCCTGACCTACCAGGTCCCCGACGTGTCCGCCCTGCCGCTCAAGGCGATCATGTTCTCCTTCCTCCACCTCGGCCCGCAGCGCTCCGCCGAGGAGCTCATCGCCGAGGCCGTGGAGGCCGCGCGCACCGCCGACACCGCCGTCGTGGTCGTCGCCACCACCGAGCGGGTGGAGTCCGAGGGCTTCGACCGCAAGGACCTCACCCTCCCGGGCCGCCAGAACGACCTGGTGCGCGCCGTCGCCGCCGTCAACCCCCACACCGTGGTCGTCGTCAACGCGGGCTCCCCGGTGGAACTTCCGTGGCGCGACGAGGTGGCCGCGGTCCTGCTGACCTGGTTCCCCGGGCAGGAGGGCGGGGCCGCGCTGGCCGACGTACTGCTCGGCGAGGCCGAGCCGGGCGGGCGGCTGCCCACCACCTGGCCCGCCGAGTTCGCCGACGCGCCCGTCACCGAGGTCACCCCCACCGAGGGGCGACTGGAGTACACCGAGGGGCTCTTCATCGGCTACCGGGCCTACGAGAAGCACGGGATCGCCCCGGCCTACCCCTTCGGGCACGGCCTCGGCTACACGGACTGGTCCTACGAGTCCCTGGAAGCCACCCCCGCGCAGGCCACGGTCCGCGTCACCAACACCGGTACCCGCCCGGGCCGCGAGACCGTACAGGTCTACCTGGCGCCCGTCGCCGACAGCGTCGAGCGCCCGGCGAGCTGGCTGGCGGGCTTCGCGAGCGTGACCGCCGGCCCCGGCGAGAGCGTCGACGTGGAGATCCCCCTGCCGGAGCGCGCCTTCGAGATCTGGGACGAGACCTCCCGCTCCTGGCAGCGGATCGGCGGCGGCTACGAGGTCCGCGCGGGCCGCTCGCACGGCGACACGCGGCTGACGGCGGCACTCGACCTGTAATGGCCGGAAATCACCCCATGCAGAGGTGATTCACAAGCTGGACCGGGGGCGGGCCCTGACACCCGCCCCCGGTCCGATCCCTCTACGGCGTCAACGCGGAGGCTCGGCGGAGGTCACCTGTCGGTGCGCCAGTTCCGCGAGCCGCGCCTGCCCGTCCTTGCCCGGATGGAACCAGTCCCAGCGGCTCAACTGATCCGCCGAGAAGGGGTACTGGAACACCGCGCCGCCGTCGTAGCGGCACAGCTCGTCCTTCGCGCAGACCTCGCGCAGCGCCTCGTTGTACTCGACCACGCGGGCCCGCACCTGCTCCCGCCGGGCCGTCGCACCGGCGGCCGCCGAGGTCGGATCGGCGAGCATCGACTGACAGATGCCCAGCTTCCAGATCCGGCGCACCATCGGGTCGTCCTTGCCCTGTTCCCACAGCCGCTGGAGGTCCGGGACGCTGGAGACGTACACCTGCGAGGCCGGCGAGGCCGCCCGCAGGCCGGCCAGCGCCTTCTCGAAGCCGGAGCGGAAGGCGGCCACCGGAGTCATCGACGAAGCCGAGGGCCGGCAGGCGTCGTTCGAGCCCACCATGACCGTGACTAGGCCCGGCTTGTGCCCGGCCGCCGAGGCGAGCTGCCCCGGCAGGTCCGCCATCCGGGAGCCGGTCACCGCGTAGTTCCAGCTGCGCGCGGGCACCTCGGCCTCGCCGAGCAGCCGGGCGGCCAGCGAACGCACCTCGGGGTCGTCCCCGGTGGCCCAGGAGGCCTCCGGACAATCGGCCAGCACCGAACAGGCGTCGAAACCGCGCGTGATGGAGTCGCCCACGGCGGCGACCGAGGCCGGCGCCGTGTTCCACCGGGGGGCCGCCTGCGCCCCGCGCTCGCCCCCGGCCTTCGCCCCGTCCGCCGAACACCCGGTCAGCGCACCCGCCGCCAGGAGCAGCACGGCGGCCGCCGCGCCCGCACCCGCGCCCGCGGAGGTCCGACGCGCGCGGCGGCGTGGGGCGGTGGTGCGCATGCGGAAGGTCCCTCCTCGTCGCCCCCGCGTCATTCGGTGGCGTCCTGCTGAGTGAATGCTCTGTGTTTACGGGCCTCGGAGCGACCGTACGTCACACCATGACCCCCGGCGCACGGTAGCTTTTTCCCGTGGCGTTTCGGCCGCAAGTCCCGTAACGCAATGTCAAATAATTTCCGTTACATTACATCACGTCACATACTGTCCGTTTTCTGGAGTTTATTCCCGACCTCGTCCCACACTGGAGGTCCCGGTGACGACACGTGGAGTCCTGTACGTGCACTCCGCACCGCGCGCGCTCTGCCCGCACGTGGAATGGGCTGTTGCGGGGGTGCTCGGGGTGCGGGTGAACCTCGACTGGATCCGTCAGCCCGCCTCCCCGGGCACCTGGAGAGCCGAGTTCTCCTGGCAGGCCGAGGCGGGCACCGCCTCGAAACTCGCCTCCGCACTGCGCGGCTGGCACCTGCTCCGCTTCGAAGTGACCGCGGAACCCTGTCCGACCGCCGAGGGCGAGCGCTACAGCTCGACCCCGCACCTGGGCATCTTCCACGCCGTCACCGGCATGCACGGCGACATCCTGATCCCCGAGGACCGGCTGCGCGCCGCCCTCGCCCGGTCCGCGCACGGCGAGACGGACCTGGAAGCGGAGATCGCCAAACTGCTCGGCAAACCCTGGGACGACGAGCTCGAACCCTTCCGCTACGCGGGCGAGGGCGCCCCGGTGCGCTGGCTGCACCAGGTGGTCTAGCCGCCGACACGCAGAAGGCCCGCCCGGGTGATCCGGGCGGGCCTTCTGTGGTGTTCAAACGACGAACACCGCAACCATCAATTGAGGAACCACAGCGGCGAGCAACCAGCTCCGCGAGAGCGGCGCCGGTTTAGGCGCATTAGACGGTCCGGAACGCCAGCGAGACGTTGTGGCCGCCGAAGCCGAAGGAGTTGTTGATCGCGGAGATCGGGCCCTCCGCCGGGAGCTTGCGGGGCTCGTCGCGGACGATGTCCGCGTCGATGTCGTCGTCGATGTCGTCGAGGTTGATCGTCGGCGGGGCGAGGCGGTTGTACAGCGCCAGCACCGTGGCCACGGTCTCGATGCCGCCCGCGCCACCCAGGAGGTGACCGGTCATCGACTTCGTGGCCGAGATCGCGATGTGGTCGAGGTCGTCGCCCAGCACCTTGCGCAGAGCCTTCAGCTCGGCCGTGTCACCCTGCGGGGTGGACGTGGCGTGCGCGTTCACGTGGACCAGCTCGGCCGGGTCCAGACCCGTGTTGTCGAGCAGGTTCTGCAGGGCGGCCGAGACGCCGCGGCCGGTGGGCTCCGGCTGCGCGATGTGGTGGCTGTCCGCGGACAGGCCCTGGCCCAGCACCTCGCAGTAGACCCGGGCGCCGCGCGCGGCGGCGTGCTCGGCGGACTCCAGGACCACGACGCCCGCACCCTCGCCGAGGACGAAGCCGTCGCGGGCCTTGTCGTACGGACGGGAGGCCGTGGTCGGGTTCTCGTTGTTCTTCGACATCGCCATCATGTTGGCGAACGCCGCGATCGGCAGCGGGTGGATCGCGGCCTCGGTACCGCCGGCGACGACCACGTCGGCACGGCCGGTGCGGATCATCTCGACGGCGTAACCGATGGCCTCGGCGCCGGAGGCGCAGGCGCTGACCGGAGTGTGCACACCCGCGCGGGCGTTGACCTCCAGGCCGACGTTGGCCGACGGGCCGTTGGGCATGAGCATGGGGACGGTGTGCGGGGAGACCCGGCGCACACCCTTTTCCTTCAGTACGTCGTACTGGTCGAGCAGGGTGGTCACGCCGCCGATGCCGGAAGCGATGACCGTGCCCAGGCGCTCGGGCGCGATGGACGCGTCCTCGCCCGCCGGGGCGGTGTAACCGGCGTCGGCCCACGCCTCACGGGCCGCGATGATCGCGAACTGGGCCGAGCGGTCCAGCTTGCGGGCCAGCGGCCGGGGGAGGACCTCACTCGGGTCCACGGCGGCGGTCGCGGCGATGCGGACCGGGAGTTCGGCGAAGCGCTCACCCTCGAGGGGCTTTACGCCGGAACGGCCGGCAAGCAGACCTTCCCAGGTCGAAGCGCTGTCGCCACCCAGCGGAGTGGTTGCGCCGATACCGGTGACGACCACGGTGCGATTGGTCGGGCTCACAGGAATTCTTTCTCCACGTTTCAGGGGGTGAATTGTCACGGCGCCACCGCCAGGTGGCGACAAACGCTCGTCAGGCTCAGGCCTGGTGCTTGAGGATGTAGCTCGCGGCGTCGCCGACGGTCTTGAGACCCTTGACGTCCTCGTCCGGGATCTTCACCTCGAAGCGCTCTTCGGCGGCGACGACGACCTCGACCATGGACAGCGAGTCGACGTCCAGGTCGTCGGTGAAGGACTTCTCGAGCTGAACGTCCTCGGTCGGGATGCCGGCGATCTCGTTGACGATCTCCGCGAGACCTTCGACGATTTCTTCCTGGGTGAAGGCCATGATGGCGCTCCTTCTATAGCTAGCTGGGGTCAAACGGAGCCCGGGATGTGGATCCCGGGCCCTAGGGGAGGGTAACGACCGTGGCGGCGTAGACGAGCCCCGCCCCGAAGCCGATGACGAGCGCGGTGTCGCCGCTCTTCGCCGCTCCGGTCGCCAGGAGCCGCTCCATTGCGAGCGGGATCGAGGCGGCCGAGGTGTTGCCGGTGGTTTCGACGTCACGGGCGACCGTGACGTGCTCCGGCAGCTTCAGAGTCTTCACCATCGAGTCGATGATCCGCATGTTCGCCTGGTGCGGAATGAAGACGTCCAGGTCATCAACGGTGATCCCGGCTGCGTCGAGCGCCTGCTGGGCCACCTTGGCCATCTCGAAGACGGCCCAGCGGAAGACCGCCTGACCCTCCTGGGTGATGGCCGGAAACTTGTTCCCGCCGTCCTTGCCGAGGTACTCGTCCCACGGCACGGTCTGCTTGATGGTCTCCGACTTGTCGCCCTCGGAACCCCACACGGTGGGGCCGATGGCCGGCTCGTCCGAGGGGCCGACGACCACGGCGCCCGCGCCGTCACCGAAGAGGAAGGCCGTCGCGCGGTCCTCCAGGTCGGTCAGGTCCGAGAGCCGCTCCACGCCGATGACGAGGACGTACTCCGCGGAACCCTCGACGACGAGCCCCTTGGCCAGGGTCAGGCCGTAGCCGAATCCGGCGCAGCCCGCGGAGATGTCGAAGGCGGCGGGCTTGCCCGCGCCGATGCGGTGCGCGATCTCGGTCGCCACGGCCGGGGTCTGCTTGAAGTGCGACACCGTCGAGACGATCACGGCGCCGATCTTCTCCGGGGCGATCCCGGCGGCGGCCAGGGCCTTGCCCGAGGCCTCCACCGACATCGCGGCGACGGTCTCCTGCGGGGAGGCCCAGTGCCGCGTCGCGATACCGGAACGCGAGCGGATCCACTCGTCGGACGAGTCGATGGTTTCGAGGATGACCTCGTTCGGCACCACGCGGACCGGACGGTAGCCGCCGACTCCGAGGATGCGGGCGTACGGGGAGCCCTTGGCAGGCTTGATCTTCGACATGCTGAGTGGGCTCCTTCTCTCAGACCGCGTGCTCGGAGACGAGCGCCGCGGCCTTTTCGAGATCGTCCGGGGTCTTCAGGGCCACGCTCGGTACGCCCTTCAGCGCGCGCTTGGCCAGACCCGTCAGGGTGCCACCGGGGGACAGTTCCACGATCCCGGTGACGCCCAGTGCGGCGAACGTCTCCATGCACAGGTCCCAGCGGACCGGGTTGGCCACCTGGCCCACCAGCCGGGCGACGACATCGGCGCCCGTGGTCACGACCTGACCGTCCTTGTTCGATACGTACGTCAGCGCCGGGTCCGCCGGGGAGAGGGCCGCCGCGGCCTTCTCCAGGCCGGCGACCGCCGGAGCCATGTGGTGCGTGTGGAAGGCGCCCGCGACCTTGAGGGCGACGACCTTCATGGAACCCTCGGGCTTCTCGGCCTCCAGGGCCGCGATCTGCTCCATGGTCCCCGCGGCCACGATCTGGCCCGCGCCGTTGACGTTCGCCGGGGTCAGACCCAGCTTCTCCAGGTGCGCGACGACCACGTCCGGGTCCCCGCCGAGGACGGCGGCCATGCCCGTCGCGGTGATCGCCGCGGCCTCCGCCATGGCGAGCCCGCGGGTCCGTACGAAGGACAGCGCGTCCGTGTCGGACAGGACCCCGGCGTACGCGGCGGCGGTGATCTCGCCGACGCTGTGGCCCGCCACGGCGCCGAAGGCGGTGGGGCCGACCTGGGGAACGGCGGTCAGCTCGGCCGCGGC harbors:
- a CDS encoding beta-glucosidase family protein, which produces MAVTDADQVRNEAVETALGKLDLDTKTRLLAGQDMWSLPAVPEIGLKSLVFSDGPIGVRGVRWTADDPSIALPSPTALAAAWDPELARRAGRLLAQEARRKGVHVLLAPTVNLHRSPLGGRHFECYSEDPYLTGAVGSGYVNGVQDGGVGTTVKHFVGNDAETERFTVDSVIAPRPLRELYLAPFEAIVENAHPWGIMTAYNRVNGVFMSENTHLVNEVLRAEWGFDGANVSDWMAARSTTGDILGGLDVVMPGPVSVYGAPLAEAVRSGEVPESAVDDAVRNVLRLAARVGILEGAPAAVGELPAPVDGQALARELAARGSVLVRNEAAAGGKPVLPLDTAPGRTVALSGAAARDARVLGGGSATVFPERIVSPLDGLTEALPDGALTFTVGADPSDELTPADKGFELRAICRDASGAVLGTGSLPTGQVQWIGDDLPEGVTYETMASIEVTGAFVPRESGEHAFGTRGLGAFTLAVGGEVRWDGVQRMGDEADPFEAFFGAPNERTRLALTEGEAVEVSLTYQVPDVSALPLKAIMFSFLHLGPQRSAEELIAEAVEAARTADTAVVVVATTERVESEGFDRKDLTLPGRQNDLVRAVAAVNPHTVVVVNAGSPVELPWRDEVAAVLLTWFPGQEGGAALADVLLGEAEPGGRLPTTWPAEFADAPVTEVTPTEGRLEYTEGLFIGYRAYEKHGIAPAYPFGHGLGYTDWSYESLEATPAQATVRVTNTGTRPGRETVQVYLAPVADSVERPASWLAGFASVTAGPGESVDVEIPLPERAFEIWDETSRSWQRIGGGYEVRAGRSHGDTRLTAALDL
- the fabF gene encoding beta-ketoacyl-ACP synthase II: MSPTNRTVVVTGIGATTPLGGDSASTWEGLLAGRSGVKPLEGERFAELPVRIAATAAVDPSEVLPRPLARKLDRSAQFAIIAAREAWADAGYTAPAGEDASIAPERLGTVIASGIGGVTTLLDQYDVLKEKGVRRVSPHTVPMLMPNGPSANVGLEVNARAGVHTPVSACASGAEAIGYAVEMIRTGRADVVVAGGTEAAIHPLPIAAFANMMAMSKNNENPTTASRPYDKARDGFVLGEGAGVVVLESAEHAAARGARVYCEVLGQGLSADSHHIAQPEPTGRGVSAALQNLLDNTGLDPAELVHVNAHATSTPQGDTAELKALRKVLGDDLDHIAISATKSMTGHLLGGAGGIETVATVLALYNRLAPPTINLDDIDDDIDADIVRDEPRKLPAEGPISAINNSFGFGGHNVSLAFRTV
- a CDS encoding DUF3145 domain-containing protein codes for the protein MTTRGVLYVHSAPRALCPHVEWAVAGVLGVRVNLDWIRQPASPGTWRAEFSWQAEAGTASKLASALRGWHLLRFEVTAEPCPTAEGERYSSTPHLGIFHAVTGMHGDILIPEDRLRAALARSAHGETDLEAEIAKLLGKPWDDELEPFRYAGEGAPVRWLHQVV
- a CDS encoding ACP S-malonyltransferase — translated: MLVLVAPGQGAQTPGFLTPWLELPGAADRVAGWSDAIGLDLAHYGTKADADEIRDTAVAQPLLVAAGLLAAAELTAVPQVGPTAFGAVAGHSVGEITAAAYAGVLSDTDALSFVRTRGLAMAEAAAITATGMAAVLGGDPDVVVAHLEKLGLTPANVNGAGQIVAAGTMEQIAALEAEKPEGSMKVVALKVAGAFHTHHMAPAVAGLEKAAAALSPADPALTYVSNKDGQVVTTGADVVARLVGQVANPVRWDLCMETFAALGVTGIVELSPGGTLTGLAKRALKGVPSVALKTPDDLEKAAALVSEHAV
- a CDS encoding GDSL-type esterase/lipase family protein, whose product is MRTTAPRRRARRTSAGAGAGAAAAVLLLAAGALTGCSADGAKAGGERGAQAAPRWNTAPASVAAVGDSITRGFDACSVLADCPEASWATGDDPEVRSLAARLLGEAEVPARSWNYAVTGSRMADLPGQLASAAGHKPGLVTVMVGSNDACRPSASSMTPVAAFRSGFEKALAGLRAASPASQVYVSSVPDLQRLWEQGKDDPMVRRIWKLGICQSMLADPTSAAAGATARREQVRARVVEYNEALREVCAKDELCRYDGGAVFQYPFSADQLSRWDWFHPGKDGQARLAELAHRQVTSAEPPR
- a CDS encoding ketoacyl-ACP synthase III; amino-acid sequence: MSKIKPAKGSPYARILGVGGYRPVRVVPNEVILETIDSSDEWIRSRSGIATRHWASPQETVAAMSVEASGKALAAAGIAPEKIGAVIVSTVSHFKQTPAVATEIAHRIGAGKPAAFDISAGCAGFGYGLTLAKGLVVEGSAEYVLVIGVERLSDLTDLEDRATAFLFGDGAGAVVVGPSDEPAIGPTVWGSEGDKSETIKQTVPWDEYLGKDGGNKFPAITQEGQAVFRWAVFEMAKVAQQALDAAGITVDDLDVFIPHQANMRIIDSMVKTLKLPEHVTVARDVETTGNTSAASIPLAMERLLATGAAKSGDTALVIGFGAGLVYAATVVTLP
- a CDS encoding acyl carrier protein, which gives rise to MAFTQEEIVEGLAEIVNEIAGIPTEDVQLEKSFTDDLDVDSLSMVEVVVAAEERFEVKIPDEDVKGLKTVGDAASYILKHQA